The sequence ataatatgtgagcaattgtcgttttcttggaccttgatgtgaagttaagatttttgaTAAGCTTTAGATTGCAATTTCACATgtgtacaaaagtagcttaattcaactgatgagcgctatgtgaataaatgtgagCGATGTGAtggaagtagctcttggccactttcattttttcaaagatagctctcagatgaagaaaggttggagacccctgctgtaGAGACACGGCACTGAATCTCATCAAGCAGATGCTGAGCATTATGTAACAGTTTGATGTGACACACGGGGTCTCAAGATCCATCATTTACACTCCACACACAGAAAGAGTATTATTAGAAATTCAACTTGGACCTACTAAGTGTAATTAAATACAATATATTGATCAATTAAAGACTGCCTCTATTAACACATTTGTCTTAGTTTGAGTTTCTTTTTGGAGGCTCCTAACACGTTTTCATGTAATCATttatatcatttattttgtatactCTATGGTAGTTGTTATTTTACTTTTGAGGCCGTGAGACTTTGGAGGTATACTGGATGGAAAGAGTGATTGAGTGAGTGAAAATAGAAGATGATGTGTACATTGTATGATTTAGCTCtttgtgattttgagaaaaCATAATATATTGAAAATTAACTTGAATACATGTATCTCTGAGTCATACTACCAAAGCCATACGTATTCATAACTCTTTACTCTTAGCTTAGGCTCACTTATAGCCTACTTCTTgttttttaaagaggccctatacagttttttggggggtttCCTTTTCCTCTTGTGTGTTATACAGGTTTGTGTGcatatggtctgcaaaggctagcaTCCCTGGCAGGAAATCCCAACGcaccattggactcctttgtttacttctgtaacatagtgacatcactatgtaacatacgcttggctaaggggcgggacatccagggccggcccgtagcactggcgttatagatgttagcctagggcgccagatctggagaGGCGttgcgctggcagctctgggagggaaacacatttttttgaccgttggtgctcatcctaattttcgaccttgatgtaacaatattcataattaatacatgaatatgtgtccccggtgtgtcagggaactcaccaagtgtcagaaaacacaaccctctctcttttcctccatacccaaatctctaaaaacagggctgcaacggatctgatacagactgatacagatttgaaattgttctgacgtcagaaatggggtgctccgcctatatgggcaactctccacctatcaggggaatgagaggttgccgttgcatggtaacagcatggtaacagcatggtaacagcatggtaatatGATGCTTGTGCTTcacccccctcctttgcaggggggcgtggtcagctgcagctcatttgccacagaatcagcccttgcaaaaacagggctggaatacagCAAATAAagcgaggcatggctaaaatgcatgatctgtttggtattttgaataaaaaacttcacagacatgttttatataggaatggccctacaatatattattcaaatatagcatgataggtccactttaagtaaatgtaacacccttttcaccccggttacacttttcatttgccctgtacgatgggcgctgtaagtgatgaaaatgggggatgttggcttatctggcgcccgcagctcacagccaaaggaCGAGTGAGCGTGGGAGAGCAGGAGGGTACCCGGTAACGGcgttgttgttattagaatctggtgctagctgctcttacggatataagaagaagctgtttctacaataatgtggaggagagctctgctgtcagactgagaggctcagtgaggtaaagaactctgagtgtttagatagttaactttagtctaagttatctcagtgggtctcaaacagtttgatcacaatttatgtaaacacatatctccaaggcactcctttataattattgggataaacaggtttgaaatcatttcaatatactataggacagtaaaccaaaaatatcgtttaattAAAACAGGAGAGATTACCAaataagcataaataaatgttaactaggtaaaataagatatgaatgaacaacaaaaataaaatacattacttttatttgttattggctatggtaggctattggttatgttcacatacttatttgattattaaaatgtaaaccaataTTTTTCATGTGGGTGTtctagagttgtaccccctagatctagtctctagtaatgtgtgctcaaagtgcaccagattgaagcattttactttaaaatgttcaacatTTTCTTCCCGGGGGGCacaccccggacccccctagaggatgtgacgtccacccccaTTCTATTGTGTATTCCTTGGATACTCTATTGATCTTTATCTTTTCTACTGTACGAttctctgggggggggggggggggggggggggcgccagctaaaatctcgcctagCGCAGCAAATTGTCTAGAGCCGGCCCTGGGGACATCTCTAACCggctgaccaatcacaacagatccggccagctaaccaatcagagcagactgggctctggtttcagacagagggtgaaaagaggtgttgcagcacagacagtatgagaaagataaagagctttttgaacattaaagcatgaagacatgtcccagtagagacacacaATACTAATATAATATTGAAAATGAGCAGGATATGTCTTCTTTAATACATTCCTATATtttattctattcatttttcaTATACTTCTTGGTAGAGGGAACGTTGATGTTTTAGAATGTTCTATGTGGCAGGAACTTGTAGGTTATAAGTGTATGGACTACTTTGGAGAAAAGATTGCTCTGTGTATGATTTTGATCTTTGTGTTTTTAACAACAAACATATCATCCACTGATTTATCCACTCACACATTTATCGTTGGGACATTCGGCCCCACAGTCATTTGTGCCCCTCATTTCGCTCCAACAATGTCTGATCTCTGCTGCCGTGTGCTTCCTGCCTGCCCTTGCATGTTAGAGACAAAAACTGTCAAGTGCTATGAACAGAGTGAGAAACAGGCGGTCTCCAGGGACAGCCACCAGCACCGCTCAGCTTTCTAGGCCACCTCAGCCTTCCAGTGACAACTTCAGAAGTGTCATTTAGTGATCCTCAGAGAGAAGCTATTTCCACTGAAATACAAGAAGTGACAAGTTCTGCAAGCCGGAAATGTGTGTCCAGTTcctatgcagatatttcatctttaTGTTTTATAATTATGCGAGATGAAAAGATGATTGTGTCTCCTATGTCTTCATGTCATGCTTCAGAGTTCGAACATATCGTTTAAAAATGACGAGTAAAAGCATGAACACTTCAGTGTCCATATGTTAAAGCTGGTGCTGCATAGTGACATGTGTTGAGGCTAATTCTCTGCCTTGTTCATTCTGAAACGTGTTCAATGCAATTTAATATTTCAACAAATGAACAAGCCATGTTAGCAtcaatctttttttattattcacatGACTATTTAAAGGCTCTTTTCCACTGATGTTGCTGTATTTGTCCCATAGATTACATGTTATATAGTTTATGTAGAATTCTCTATTTAAAGTAACCCATATATAACATGAATTATTATATCGTATTTTTTCTGcagaaatgatatgaatgttagTTTAAAGAAATATGGCAACTAGAAGCATTTAAACATTATGCATTTTGGAATAATTAAAAGTTATGATGATATATTCTCTTGAGGTGAGCATTAACTTTAACTGCTTGTCATAAATAAGATGCACAAACCGCCAATTATCCATTTGTAGTTGGCTCTATGATGAACTACTAATGCAAATATTTGCTGGCATGTTTTCACAAGCAGCAGTACAACAGGTAGAGATATAAACTACTTGGGTATTAGAGTGGACATTTGATACAAAGCCTACGAATATGCAAACATTTTGAGGCTTTATGAATATATCTCATATCTTATAAACTGAGATATGACTATATGTATTTTAGAGATAAGCCTAAGTATAGCAGACAATGCAGTCGCTAAAACAAGGTTTCCATTGTGTGATTCTGTTAAACCATGAGTAtgttttataaatacatttaatattaTTCTTGTTAAACACTCGCAGAAACAATCAAGTCACTCAGCGATGTAGCGTCACATGACAACATCGCGTGACATTAGTCATATGACATATTGTTGGTAAACGAGCAGCGGTCTGCCAGTAAAGGTCCTGTTCTTGTTTggtgcccccccccctgccCTCCAACAGTCTGTTGAACACCGTTATATTTACAGCATGATGACAGGCAGAACAAGCGCTGATAAAGTAATGTTCCCATGTGTTAATGTCGCAGTATTGAGTCAGCATGGAAAAGTgagcgttgtgtgtgtgtgggtggaggAGGTGGTGTGTGTGACGGGGGTCCTGCTGTCTAGGCTGTGATgagtcagatcttgtagtgtCAGACAGTGTTGCATTCTTTTAAAGTCTGTGcgttgggggggcacagtgactcatttgggggggcatggcccgcgaatgGCCCCCCATGACGCCGGCCCTGGTGACAAGTGAGGATGCTACTGACTCTGCCAGGTAGCCCTTGACATCAATCTTTTATGCACATACTGTAAGGCTGGTATTCATATGTATCAGGcaaattatgctgttttcactCCTGCAGCCCATCCTGttgcttttctgttttcacaTCTGTCTTTTGGCTCTGCATATCAGTCCATTACCAAGCCACCTCTGAGGGATAGCTTTATAATCATACATTATGGATGAATGGTGTGCAGGCTGCAAAAACCGTGTGTCGAACAGTAATGTGCTGCTCTCCATCCGCTTTGATCTCCTCTCCCCCTCAGTGTCTCTACAGGGTGTATGCATGATCTCTCAGGGTTCAGATGGTTTGAACATGCAGGCTTCCTTACCCAGCAGTGAGGGGGTGCAGAGGAAGCAGTTCAACCAGTTCACGGCACACTGTGTTTTTTCCGCCCACCTCACACACATGGCCACAGCTCCCAGTCAGTCTCTAATTAATAGCTGTCACAGCAGCCACAATCGATATCACCTCATTAGCCATGTTTGTGTAACTCTGGCTTCACAAAGGGTCAATACATAATCCCTGAGATACAAATGCATCGGGCAGAATTGAAATGAAAGCCACAAATGATCAATTAGAGAAAAGCCAACCATACGTTGTTTCTCCGCAGAGTGTTATTACCATGCTTTTTGCTGCTGATGCATTTCACCTACGGACAGATCAATAGGAGGTATACTAGCAGCACTTGTGCGGTCAGTCACTGCAGTCGGGTCagatttgtaaaaaaaacaatcaaTACTTAAAGCAGAAATAGCATTGAGTTAATCATTGATGATTGGATCGTTCCTGCAGGGTGTTTGCAAGAtgatttgtttgtatatattatAGCTGCATATGTCAATCTGACCTATTTTCTTACAGCAAAATTAGCAGTCAGAAAGAGACATGTTTGATTTCTGTATACGTGTGATAAAAGAAGAAATccctttcttattatttaatcCATTCATTTTAGTGACCAAAGCAGTTGAGATAAACCATGCACTTATCAATACCTTTAtattagcaaatgatcaaatCACTTTACGAAATATGAAAGTAGTAGCTGATGCACCCCTAAAAACAAACCCAacccaaaaacaacaacaattaatATTCAGTCTCGAAATGATCGGGATGGTAtggtggccgacaggtgcaaacaCGCTTTAACGGCCCAAAATATTTCCATTAGGAGAAACATGCTGCAGcttaaaaaacaatgcaaataaaaaagacGAAATATGCCAAAACACATGCTAATGAAggaacatcttcaccaacttgacgaAACATGCGCAGCGTTTACTAAAAGTGCTGCATTAAAGGCGAGCATGGAGAGAAAtatagtcaatcggaagctattggtacctgtttatgtggataattatgtaaatgatgatgtccttttgttgttctatttatgtttatgtttcatgtggaactacttgagcaggtctgccttgaaaaagagatcaaggatctcaatgggatttatctgtaggcctataaataaaggtttgaaatgaaatattaCCGAGTGACATATGGCTGTCTGAAAGCTTGATATATGTATGATCTGATATGTGGTGTCAAAGACATTACATTGATTGAATATCCATTTACAGGCAGACACAAATGTAATGGATTGCCAATATGGAAgcacaaaaaaaaaacgtattaGGTTGAGTGTATGGGAAAAGAGCAGAGTGACTGTTCTGGGAAACTGCAAAGTTGGGTTAGAACATCTCTGAGGAAGTAGAAGGGGGGGGATAGAGAGACTCACAGCAATACAGAATATTGGAAGTGAAAGGGAGCACATGGGAGTCCATCACTGTCAGGCACTGAGTGCAAGAATCATTAATATCAGGACTGCTAAAAACTCTGTTCACTAATGCTCTCCATTGGAAGGCTGCCATTATTGATCAGGCAGAATGTATTTGTCAGTGTGGGAATTAAAAAGTAAATCAAAAGACAAGGTAATGAGTCTGGAGTCGCGCTGGATGTTGGTGCTGTGCCAGCCCACAAACAGCATTTACTGTTAACGACCGCCCAGCTATCAGCTAGTACATTAGTGATGTACATTTGTGTTCCACTTATTCGTCTCTTCCCTTATTTATAGGGCAAATAATTTATCAAATAAATAATTACTATGTTGACGTTTTACTCATATTGTTATCTCTACATGCATGttcccttttatttatttagatcCAAAGATGTGGGCCAAAGTGCTCCACTTTGTCATTTCAAAAGTGACAAAGGAAAGACTTCATTTTTAGTTTAAAgtacatttattgacacatgcgCCATATGATAACATGTTAAAAGTCTTTGGCGATTATACCCCGATCCTGATATTGTATATCTTAAAGAGGATATGTAGCCGCGAGCATATGGAAACCCCCCCAGGGTCTAGAGACTGGTGGTGatgttgaagatctggatttgatgaggagatgggatgaagaggaggtgtgATGAGGTCTTTGGATTAGCTCTCCTGGCACCGGAAGTGATGGAAGGAGGTGATGGGTGGGAGGCCGCAGCATGAACACCtcaaatcacagctgactgcaggagagaacgGAACCATTTTAAAGTGCGACTGCAGCAcgatgattggctgctggagattgaggtgaaatgtaaatggttAAAGAGAACGACCGTGTTGAGCTGATTATATGTagctgcggagtgaatgaatatacccagtcttcctgaaagaacttgcgctgagcttcatttacaGAACAGTGCTGCAGATTGAAATACTATGTAGTCCCTTGATGTTAAAAGTAAAAATCACAACAAGTCAAATCGAAAGCTGAGAGTCTCACAGGCTGAGGAAAGAAGCTGTTCAGGTAAAAGACAAGCTGGTAACTTTGCTTTTCTACAATCTCATATTTTTTCTCATGTTTTAGAGTCTAAGTGACTTTTGGGGACAAACAGTTTGATAGCTGACAGCTGCTAAACGGGCTGTAAAGTAAACCATCGCGCAATTCCACACCGTCAATGTACAATCACTACAAGTGCATGTATTTGCCCCCGAGAAGTGTAAAGAGCTCTCACTCGATACTGGACGAAACATTGTGCTCcccattaaaaaaatattgaaaaagttgtttccaAAACACAAGTGGATCGGGTTGGAACCAAAGTAAGGcatgtctctctctccccccttccTGTCTACTCCGCTATACTCAAGCAATATTACGCCAACTATTATAAATTAAAACAAACACGTGGGAAACTGGGTTCTAAGTTGAATATACCAAATGAGCCTGTAATACTCTTTGTGCTTTTGTTACGTGGTCAGACAAGACTCGAAATTAATGTTAATgggaggtgtgtggcgcagtggaataGTGCggtggtgttgggatcaggggggcacaggttcaaaccccactgcagtcagcatgtcgttgtgtccctgagacacttcaccccaaatggctcctgtggggattgcccacagtgttgagtagtaagtcgctttggataaaaacatgtaatgtaaaattGTTGCTGCATGGTGTCATGTTTGCCGGATAATAACTTTTGCTATAGCAACTCAATAAGGTGATAATATGTCCATATTAGTGCAGTGATGTTATCTTCAAAGTGTGGGAGAAAACACATTTGGCACTTTGTGATTATTATTTTGTGGACAGTAATATATTGTGCAGCTCCCCAGACTGAATACTGCTTCTAAGAATGTTCAGGTTAAAAGAAAATAAGAAGAAATGTCACGGTGAAGGCGAAAGAAGCATGACGCAAACACTATTATAAATCTCCTTGATGTTTATGTAAAACCAATTTGAACAGGCTGCCTCAGATCACCAGATCGCCAGGCCTTTGCACAATCCTAAGAGTCCACtttcaaacactttttttaaacaGCAGCTCTTCCATTTTCAAATGCAGATAttgtgcacatattttaatttgttatttttgtattacttcTGTTGTAAAAATGGATATCTTTTGCAATAGTTTTaatgatatttatatatttgcttttactttacatttttatttatcttacTATATTTAAATATGTACCATTATATACCAAGGCAAATTCATTTCCAAAAACATCAAACGACAGATCATTTATCGAGTAGGAATCTGATTCAGTTATCCATTTAAAACTGATGAACAACCAAACCTTCACATTGGCCCATCAGTGATATTAATGTTTGTGTCCAACAGACCAAGTTCTCCTACCTGCACATGAAGTACCTGTTCTTCTCGTGGCTGGCAGTGTTCGTGGGGAGCTGGATCGTGTATGTGGAGTACTCGTCCTACACGGAGCTGTGTCGAGGGCACGACTGCAAAAACTCAATAGTGAGTATTTTATTTCTCATTTAATATGCGTCGACCTCACCTACCCAGGCCTCAGCGTACATGTGTCCTATAATGTTCTCTCCTGATGATATTGTTCTATTTCCAGTTTACCAATATTTCCATTGTATTTTCAGTGTGACAAATACAGGAAGGGAGTCATCGACGGCTCGGCCTGCAGCAGTCTGTGTGACAAGGACACGCTCTACCTGGGGAAGTGCTTCACCTTGAAGCCCAAAAGCCAGGTCCGTTTTTAATATCTCAATAAATCAAACACTCCTCTCCAGACTGCTTGTTGTTCAAGGGATTGTTTGGATATTTGAAGTGCGGTTGTTCTGTGGGATGAATGTGCATCGGTAGGTTCTCGTTCTTCTCCCATATGAAATGTCTGTATTCTCACTGTAATGCAATATTATGAAATATAAAAACTTTGGCCTCACTCCCTCGTCCTCGTCTTGAAGTTGTCATGAATTAGAACCCTGCTTCAACAAATTGGTGTTCAAGTTTGCTTATAGTGTAAAacgttttaaaatgtgttaaatgaCGATTAAAATACAACATGAACAATTAGGGCTGTCACAAAGCCCGACATCACAATCTATAGGAAATACACTGACCTCATACGACCTTCAAACAATGAGTATATTCATTTGACCTTCTTTAAGGTGTACTCTGGGACCTGGGGAGACCTGGAGGGAGTCATTAAGTGCCAGATGGAGGAGGCTCCTCATTATGATTTGGGAAATGCGATGCAGCACAGGAAGGAGTCTGCGGCCTTCAACCAGCCCACCAAGGGGACATCTGTGGAGAGGTTCCGAGAGATGATCCTCAaccacctgaaggtcaggaagCCTCCATCTAACACAAATACAATCCAACATAATGTGATTACAAATGGTTTTAAAACGTTTCTTTCCTGACAGTCTAAAGTGGGGGATCAGGCCAACCTCGCAGACCTGGCAACACAAGTCCTGTCCATAACAGACGCCAACAAAGACGGCCACATCTCGCTGCCCGAGGCCCGCTCCACCTGGGCTCTGCTGCAGCTCAACGAGTTCCTGTTAGCGCTGGTCCTGCAGGACAGAGAGCACACGCCCAAGCTGCTGGGCTTCTGTGGAGACCTGTATGTGATGGAGAAGGTCCCGTACTCGCCCCTGTACGGGATCAGTCTGCCCTGGGTCATGGAGGTGTGGATCCCGGCCGGTGTGCGCCGCAGCATGGACCAGTGGTTCACCCCCTCCTGGCCTCACAAGGCAAAGATCTCCATCGGACTGCTGGAGCTGGTGGAGGACGTGTTCCACGGAACGTTCGGCAGCTTCCTCATGTGCGACGTGAGCGCCACCAGGTTCGGATACAATGAGCGGCACGACCTGAAGGTGATGGACGCAAGGTACATTGTTCCGGAAGCCATCTTCCAAGAAAACATTAGACAGCAACGATGCGATGTGGATGAGGATTGTCTCTACGGGGCAGACTGCCTCACGTCCTGTGACCTCACCAAGCACCGCTGCACCCCCGAGGTCACCAGGCCCAACTTAGCCAAAGCCTGCGAGGCCCTGAAGGACTACACTCTGAGGGGGGCCCCGGCTGATGTGAGGGAGGAGCTGGAGAAGCAGCTGTACGCCTGCATCGCTCTGAAGGGCTCCTCAGAGCAGATGGAGATTGAGCACTCGCTAATTCTGAACAATCTCAAGACTTTGCTTTGGAAGAAAATCTCTCATACGAAAGACTCCTAAGCGCCGAGAGGCACGACAACCATACCTGAATGCTTTTAAATATTGTACAATCTTTACGTACGTTTAGGATTCACCTTATATCCCTTTGACATGTGTAACTGATGGTAAACCCTGAAGCTGTCGGGCATGGTGACTTTATTAAATCAAACAAGTAGTCTTTGTCAGTACTGGAGCAACATTTGACAAATGCAACACCTGGATAGTGAGGTCTTGCTTAACCCCTTTCAGTTTGAGAGCACTTTAAACTGTTACTCCACTTGTCTTTGCACGTGCTTACCCAAGTTCTAAAAGTTATGTCATTGACAATCATTAAACTATGGATGCCCAAAGGAGGCTACATTAAAATCTACCATTTTATTCCAACCCAGATTTAAGAGAAGTTATGAGATAAAATGTTCAAAGTGGTATCCTACTGTACaaaaatgtgtataaatatatatactatatatatatacacacagtacGTATCAGATCTGAAAAGACTGTCACCAAATGTTCGATTCATGCAAGTGAACACATGACATTCACTCAACCGGTTGGTTGGAATTGGATGCCAAGTTTAGTTGCACTCATTTATGAATCCCTTCATGTGCTAATCAGTCCTTAGTGTCGAGTGGTTAAACAACACTACTGTAAAGAGTTCCCTTCAAAGGGCACCAAGAGGCTGCTGTAGTTTACAGAAAGGACACCAGAGGGTTGGATTCTTTTTCAATAGATTTATTAGAACAAATCTTGATGTGTGGAGCGGAGCAGTGACTCCTCATTCTGGATCCTCCTGTGCCTGAGCGCGGAGGAAGCTGGCCTTCTTCTGGGCGACACGGTCCTTCCTCTGGGCCAGGGAGAGCTTGGCCCGGTTCCACCTGTCACAGCAGAGGCACCATTAGCATTTACCAAGTGTCTGTGCTTTCCAGGTGTCTTAAACGTTTAAATAGCCAACACTTGGCACATGTGAATATCTCATCCACATTTTAACAGTGTTTCTCCAAATGTCAGCATTTCTCACCTCTTCTTCTTGACATCCTTGACGGGCTTCTTTTCGTGGACTGGGTTTTCACGAATGGCAGCTTGAGCCTTTTTGTACATTTCCTCGATCTGAAAGACATTCCCAGTCAAATGCTTGTCCAAGTGTTTACTGCACAGAATTCAATCTTTACACATACTAGCTTTCTTAAACCTTTCAAACTAATTCTGTACCCTAATATTTAAGCTCAATGTAtatgaaaatatgttttttgcAAATGTCTGTTTATTGAATAATAAGACATGTATTGTGATTGGTGGATTTATACACCAACAAGTCCACAACTTTTTAATGTGATGATATCTTTCAGCTGTCATTCTGATTCCCGTTTAGCACAATGTATATTCTATTGCAACATGTAGGAAGAAGCCACTCCTCAGTACGAGGTTCAATGGCTGAAGTGAAAGCTAATCTAAATGTCCAAAATGTATGAAATAAAGAGTGGCATTGACCGTACTAAATTCATAAGGGTTTGTTGCTTATTTTGCAGAGTCAAAGGCTGAAATCCCTGTGCCATGACTCAGATCTTTCTCATGAGGAATTACATGTGAAATCTGCCACTAATGATAAATAGCTCTTCAACCATGAGATAATAAGTTcacacatcacatttctcccaaCTCAACAGCACCCCCTACCTGCTGAATAAGTTCATTGTGGACAGGCAGTTTAATAACAGTGCATGAAAAGGACTTACCGCATCAGGGGCGACTCCGTTCTTGATGAAGCGGGAGAACTGCTTTTTGTAGGCGTCCTCGTCTTCCTCCATCAGGTAGCTCATGTACTCGGACACGTTGACGCCCATGATGTGCTTGCGGTGAACCTCTGCGTTGAACTCCTTGCTCTCTGTGTCGTAACCAGGGAAGCGCTTGGTGCTggagagaaaaacaaaaaagttcaaGCCCAGCTAAATCAACTTAAGGTTTACATGAAAAATTACAAGACATCCAATTAGAACCTCCGGACTTAATATCATGACATAAGTCAAGGCACAATGAACGCACCACTGCTCTATGGCTCGTATAGGTCATCATTTCTTACTTGTGTATCATCAAAACTAAGTGTAAGGTCAAAACACCTCAACATCACAATGTTGTATTATCCCGTATCGTTCTTCAAAAACAGCAAAC is a genomic window of Pseudochaenichthys georgianus chromosome 4, fPseGeo1.2, whole genome shotgun sequence containing:
- the dipk1ab gene encoding divergent protein kinase domain 1A isoform X2, yielding MAELFSVNPVEMETKFSYLHMKYLFFSWLAVFVGSWIVYVEYSSYTELCRGHDCKNSICDKYRKGVIDGSACSSLCDKDTLYLGKCFTLKPKSQVYSGTWGDLEGVIKCQMEEAPHYDLGNAMQHRKESAAFNQPTKGTSVERFREMILNHLKSKVGDQANLADLATQVLSITDANKDGHISLPEARSTWALLQLNEFLLALVLQDREHTPKLLGFCGDLYVMEKVPYSPLYGISLPWVMEVWIPAGVRRSMDQWFTPSWPHKAKISIGLLELVEDVFHGTFGSFLMCDVSATRFGYNERHDLKVMDARYIVPEAIFQENIRQQRCDVDEDCLYGADCLTSCDLTKHRCTPEVTRPNLAKACEALKDYTLRGAPADVREELEKQLYACIALKGSSEQMEIEHSLILNNLKTLLWKKISHTKDS
- the dipk1ab gene encoding divergent protein kinase domain 1A isoform X1 → MARGLFPWGIFTKPLYIQTKFSYLHMKYLFFSWLAVFVGSWIVYVEYSSYTELCRGHDCKNSICDKYRKGVIDGSACSSLCDKDTLYLGKCFTLKPKSQVYSGTWGDLEGVIKCQMEEAPHYDLGNAMQHRKESAAFNQPTKGTSVERFREMILNHLKSKVGDQANLADLATQVLSITDANKDGHISLPEARSTWALLQLNEFLLALVLQDREHTPKLLGFCGDLYVMEKVPYSPLYGISLPWVMEVWIPAGVRRSMDQWFTPSWPHKAKISIGLLELVEDVFHGTFGSFLMCDVSATRFGYNERHDLKVMDARYIVPEAIFQENIRQQRCDVDEDCLYGADCLTSCDLTKHRCTPEVTRPNLAKACEALKDYTLRGAPADVREELEKQLYACIALKGSSEQMEIEHSLILNNLKTLLWKKISHTKDS
- the dipk1ab gene encoding divergent protein kinase domain 1A isoform X3, which translates into the protein MKYLFFSWLAVFVGSWIVYVEYSSYTELCRGHDCKNSICDKYRKGVIDGSACSSLCDKDTLYLGKCFTLKPKSQVYSGTWGDLEGVIKCQMEEAPHYDLGNAMQHRKESAAFNQPTKGTSVERFREMILNHLKSKVGDQANLADLATQVLSITDANKDGHISLPEARSTWALLQLNEFLLALVLQDREHTPKLLGFCGDLYVMEKVPYSPLYGISLPWVMEVWIPAGVRRSMDQWFTPSWPHKAKISIGLLELVEDVFHGTFGSFLMCDVSATRFGYNERHDLKVMDARYIVPEAIFQENIRQQRCDVDEDCLYGADCLTSCDLTKHRCTPEVTRPNLAKACEALKDYTLRGAPADVREELEKQLYACIALKGSSEQMEIEHSLILNNLKTLLWKKISHTKDS